Proteins found in one Loxodonta africana isolate mLoxAfr1 chromosome 21, mLoxAfr1.hap2, whole genome shotgun sequence genomic segment:
- the LOC100675403 gene encoding carbohydrate sulfotransferase 6: protein MWLPRVSNTAVTALLLAQTGLLVFLVSRPGWPGPPSPADGKERVHVLVLSSWRSGSSLVGQLFSQHPDVFYLMEPAWHVWTALSQGSASALHMAVRDLVRSVFLCDMAVFDAYLPWRRNLSDLFQWAVSRALCSPPACSAFPRGAISSEAVCKPLCARRPFAVAEEACRSYSHVVLKEVRFFNLQVLYPLLNDPALNLRIVHLVRDPRAVLRSREQTAKALARDNGIVLGTNGTWVEADPGLRVVREVCRSHVRIAEAAMHKPLPFLQGRYRLVRFEDLARAPLPEIRALYAFAGLRLTPPLEAWIHNVTHGAGPGVRREAFKTTSRDALNVSQAWRHALPFAKIRRVQELCAGALQLLGYRPLFSEEEQRDLSLDLVLPRGPSSFSWASSTAGHSGP from the coding sequence ATGTGGCTGCCCCGAGTCTCCAACACGGCCGTGACCGCTCTCCTGCTGGCGCAGACGGGCCTCCTTGTTTTCCTGGTCTCCCGGCCTGGATGGCCTGGGCCGCCTTCCCCAGCGGACGGCAAGGAACGTGTGCATGTGCTGGTGCTGTCCTCCTGGCGCTCGGGTTCCTCCTTAGTGGGCCAGCTCTTTAGCCAGCACCCCGACGTCTTCTACCTGATGGAGCCCGCGTGGCACGTGTGGACCGCCCTCTCTCAGGGCAGCGCGTCGGCGCTGCATATGGCTGTGCGTGACCTGGTGCGCTCCGTGTTCCTGTGCGATATGGCAGTGTTCGACGCCTACCTGCCATGGCGCCGCAACCTCTCTGACCTCTTCCAGTGGGCAGTGAGCCGGGCGCTGTGCTCGCCGCCAGCCTGCAGCGCCTTCCCTCGCGGCGCCATCAGTAGCGAGGCAGTGTGCAAGCCACTGTGCGCACGGAGGCCCTTCGCAGTGGCTGAGGAGGCCTGCCGCTCCTACAGCCACGTGGTGCTGAAGGAGGTGCGCTTTTTCAATCTGCAGGTGCTCTACCCTCTGCTCAACGACCCTGCGCTCAACCTGCGCATTGTGCACCTGGTGCGCGACCCGAGGGCTGTGCTGCGCTCGCGTGAGCAGACGGCCAAGGCACTGGCGCGTGACAACGGCATCGTGCTGGGCACCAACGGCACGTGGGTGGAGGCCGACCCGGGCCTGCGTGTGGTGCGCGAAGTGTGCCGCAGTCATGTGCGCATTGCTGAGGCAGCCATGCATAAGCCGCTGCCCTTTCTGCAAGGCCGCTATCGCCTGGTACGCTTTGAGGACCTGGCACGGGCGCCGCTGCCCGAGATCCGCGCGCTCTATGCCTTTGCTGGCTTGCGCCTCACGCCACCGCTCGAGGCCTGGATCCACAATGTCACGCACGGGGCTGGACCCGGCGTGCGCCGCGAGGCCTTCAAGACCACGTCCAGGGACGCGCTCAACGTCTCCCAGGCCTGGCGCCACGCCCTGCCCTTCGCTAAGATCCGCCGAGTGCAGGAGCTGTGCGCCGGCGCCCTGCAACTGCTGGGCTACCGGCCCCTGTTCTCCGAGGAGGAGCAGCGCGACCTCTCCCTGGACCTGGTGCTGCCGCGCGGCCCGAGCAGCTTCAGCTGGGCATCGTCCACCGCCGGGCACTCTGGGCCTTAG